AGTGGATATATTAGCATCAGAAGTAGAAGCAACGGCTATTAGAAAAGGAAAGCCGATTCAAATCTCTTTCTCAGAAAATCATATGTTGTCATATGGAAAGAAGGTCATTGTATAGATGGAGATGTTAGAAAACTATAAGGTAGAAAGTACGAAAAAAAAGATTAAGAGAAGTATAGGGAAAGAGGAATGGATCCAAAGGCTCGTAATTATCGGTATGATTTTTTCTTTCCTTATCATACTTGTATTACCGCTATTACAACTATTTACACAAGCTTTTTATAATAAAGATGGAGTTTTCGTTGGTTTATCGAATTTCAGTAAATATTTCACAACACCAACTTTAGTTCAGTCTTTACAAAATACAGTATGGATTTCGGGCGCAACAACAATTATTTCAGTTGCAATCGCATTCGTTTACGCATATGCAATTGCCCGTACGAATGTTTTTGGAAAGCGCGTATTTCAGTATGTAGCGTTATTACCATTGTTTGCACCAACGATGATGCACGGTATAGCACTTACATATTTATTTGGTAATCAAGGGCTAGTAACGAAAGGAATGTTTGGTTTATTTGAAGGTATACAAATCCCTTTATATGGACCAGTAGGAATTGTAATAGCTGAAGTTATGTATACATTTCCGCAAGCCTTTCTCATATTGCTAATTGCCTTTCAAGGATCTGATTATCGTTTATATGAAGCTTCTAATATGTTAGGAGCCAGTAAAACAAAGCAATTTTTCACGGTTACTTTACCTAGTGTAAAGTACGGATTAATTAGTGCAATGTTTGTTGTGTTTACACTTAGTTTTACTGATTTTGGGGCACCAAAAATTGTTGGTGGGCAATATAATGTGCTTGCTACTGACGTATACAAACAAGTAATTGGACAGCAAAATATGCCGATGGGTGCAACTGTCGGAATGATTTTATTAATCCCAGCTATATTCGCATTTGTAGTTGATCGTATTACGCAAAGAAAGCAGGCGAATTTCTTATCTTCAAAAGCAGTACCGTACAGAATAATAGCTAATAAGAAAAGAGATGTAATTTCATTCATATATTGTAGTGTGATTACCCTTATGATCATTCTATTATTTGTTGCAGTTGGTATTGCTGCAAGTGTGAAAGTATGGCCATATAATATGAGTTTTACATTTGAGCATTTTAATTTTTCAAGTTTAACAGGAGATGGACTTGAAGCATTTAAAAATAGCGTAATTGTTTCAGCAGTTACAGCAGTTATTGGGGCGATTTTAACATTTGCATTCGCATATGCAATTGAGAAAATAGACCAGCTACAATTTTTCAGAAAAACAGGTTACTTTTTCTCTATAGTGCCGTTAGCGATACCAGGTTTAGTACTCGGATTAGGATATGTCTTTTTCTTTAGTCAACCAACGATTCAAATTCTTGGACTATCAGTAACGAATCCGTTTCATTCTTTATACGGAACAATCGCTGTATTAGTACTAGTAAATATCATTCATTTTTATTCTGTAACATTTGTCACGGCAACGACTGCCTTAAAGAAATTAGACCGAGAGTTTGAGCTTGTTTCGCAGTCGATGGGTATTCCGTTTTATAAAACATTCTTCCGAGTAACAGTACCAATGTGTTTACCAGCAATTTTAGAAATGGGAATGTACTACTTCGTAAATTCAATGGTAACTGTATCGGCAGTTGTATTCCTATATGCAGCTGATTTTAAACTAGCTGCCGTATCAATCGTAAATATGGATGATGCAGGAAATGTAGCGCCAGCAGCTGCAATGAGTGTACTTATTGTTGTTACAAATATTGTAGTGAGAGTTGTATATGAATGGGGAACGAAAGCACTTCGTAACCGAACTTCACAATGGCAAAAAAGATAAGTAAGAAGGGTGATGGACAGAATGAAAATTGAAGCAGTTATTTTTGATTGGGCAGGTACGACGGTTGATTACGGATGTTTTGCACCGCTAGAAGTATTCATGAAGATTTTTCAAAAACGCGGCGTTGAAATTACAGCAGAAGAAGCACGTAAGCCAATGGGATTATTAAAAATAGATCATGTAAGGGCACTAACAGAAATGCCTCGTATTGCGGATGAGTGGAAGCGTGTCTTCGGTCAATTACCAACAGAAGCAGACATTCATGAGATGTATGAAGAGTTTGAAGAAATTCTCTTTTCTATTTTACCAAGTTATGCTACGCCGATTGATGGGGTAAAAGAAGTAATCGCTTCTTTACGTGAGAGAGGCATTAAAATCGGTTCAACAACGGGCTATACGAGAGAAATGATGGAAATTGTAGCAAAGGAAGCAGCGTTACAAGGATATAAACCTGATTTTCTTGTTACGCCAGATGATGTTCCAGCAGGCCGTCCATATCCATGGATGTGCTATAAAAATGCAATGGAACTTGGTGTGTATCCGATGAACCATATGATAAAAGTAGGGGACACAGTATCAGATATGAAAGAAGGTAGAAATGCTGGAATGTGGACAGTTGGTGTAATTCTTGGAAGTAGTGAGCTTGGTTTAACGCAATATGAAGTGGAGAGTATGGATTCGGTAGAGCTTCGCGAAAAAATATAAATAGTTCGTAATCGGTTTGCTGAAAATGGGGCTCATTCTACGATTGAAACGATGCAGGAGCTCGAAAACGTAATGGAACATATCGAGAAACAAGAACTTATTATTTCATAAAAGGGGCACGGGATCATGAATGAAAATCACTACTTATTATTAACACCAGGACCATTAACGACAACAAAATCAGTAAAAGAAGTTATGCTATACGATTGGTGTACGTGGGATGATGAATATAATACGATGGTGCAAGAAGTAAGAGCTAAACTTGTATCGTTAGCGACGAAGGAAGAAGAGAAATATACAACAGTGTTAATGCAAGGAAGCGGTACGTTTTCAGTTGAAGCAGTAATTGGTTCTGTTATTCCGGCAAATGGGAAGCTTCTCGTTTGTACAAATGGTGCGTACGGTAAGCGAATTGTGCAAATGGCAGAGATGTTACAGATTGATGTAGTGATCAGTCAAACAGAAGAGTGGGAACCTACTAATATTGTAGAAGTAGAAAAGTTATTGCAAGAAGATAAAGAGATTACGCATATTGCAGTTGTTCATTGTGAAACAACGACAGGAATTATAAATCCAATTGTAGATGTATGTAAATTAGGACAACAGTATGGAAAGGTTACAATTGTTGATGCGATGAGTAGTTTCGGCGGGATTGAAATAGACATTGCTGATTTACAAATTGATTTTTTAATTAGTAGTGCAAATAAGTGTATTCAAGGGGTTCCTGGATTCGGATTTGTAATCGCAAAACGTGATGAATTATTGAAGTGTAAAGGGCAAGGACGCTCTTTATCTCTTGATTTATATGATCAGTGGGAAACGATGGAAAAACAAAATGGGAAATGGCGTTTTACTTCACCTACACATGTTGTACATGCTTTTTATCAAGCGCTACTTGAGCTAGAAAAAGAAGGTGGAGTAAGAGCGCGTTACAATCGATATTACAACAATCAAAAACTACTAGTGAATAGAATGGGAGAAATCGGATTTAAGCCACTAGTAGATAAGAAATATCAATCTCCTATTATTACATCTTTCATTTATCCAAAAGAGGGGTTTGAGTTTCAACAGTTATATAATGAATTAAAGCGTTATGGATTTGTTATTTACCCTGGGAAAATTTCGAAAGTAGATACGTTCCGCATTGGAAATATCGGTGATGTACATGAAGAAGATATTAATCGCTTAGTTGATTGTATTGCTAAAGGAGCTGTTATTGGGTGAAAGTATTTTGCTTAGGTGGAGCAGGTAAAATTTGTCGTGAAGCTATTTTGGATTTAGTTCAATTTTCATCTTTTGAGACGATTACTGTAGCCGATTTTAACGAGGAAGAGGGCCGTAAAGTAGTAGAATGGCTCAACGATCCTCGTGTTGATTTTGTAAAAGTAGATGTAACGAATCACGAGGATACGGTTGCAAAAATGAAAGGTTATGACATTGTAATGGACGGTACGACGATAAAGCTAAACGGATTGTCGACTCGCTGTATTGCAGAAGCAGGCTGTCACGGTGTGAACTTAAATGGATTTGGTGAAGAAAATGAATCGCATGCTATATTTGTTCAAAATGAAAAAACATGTTTACCTGGATTTGGCATGACGCCAGGTGTAACGCAAATGATGGCAATGCATGCAGCAAATCAACTGGATACTGTAGAGTCCGTCCGTGTAAGTCACGGTTCGTATCGTCCGATTGCTTTTTCTGCTTCAATTACAGAGACAACGACATATGAATATGATCCACATTTATCATCGCGTATAGTGTATGAAGATGGTGAATTTAAGCAAGTACTTCCGTTTGCGCGTCCGAGAGAAATAGAATTGCCAGCGCCTTATGGTAAGGCAACACAGTATATCATTCCGCATTCTGAAACGATTACGTTAGCAAAGGCACTAGAAAATAAAGGTGTCAAACTGATAGAGACGAGAGGAACTTGGCCAAAGCAAAATATGCAACTTGTACGTGCTTTATATGATTACGGCATATTGCGTAATGATCAGATTGAAATAAACGGGAAAGAAATAGGAATTATGGATTGTATTTCGCAGTATTTATTGCAATCGAAAGAAGGTCAAGAAACAGAGCTTTATGGTTATGCACTTCATGTAGAAGTAATAGGTATGAAAAATAATGAGAAGCAAAGACATGTGTTATATCATACACATCCGTTATCTGATGGTTCTGTTGTAGGATGGGAAAAATTAAGAGCGTATACGAGAAACGTCGGTATTCCATTTGGGGTTGCTACAGAGTTAATTGCAAATGGAAATGTAAATAGGGTGGGTGTTGTTACGCCTGAAGAAGCCTTTGAAAATCCACAATTGATTTTTGATGAGCTAGCAAAGCGCGGTATTCATATTCATGAAGAAGTTTCTACTTATAAAGAAAATTATAACTTTGTATAAGTAAGGAAGTTTATAAGGGAGATATAAATGAGGTGAAGCTATGTCTGTAGTAGGAGAAGAAAGAAAGCGAACCATTCTTGAAAAGGTAGAATTTAAAGGGAAAGTAAAGGTCTCAGAATTAGCGAGAGAATTTGCTGTATCAACAGAAACGATTCGTCGATATTTAGAAGAATTAGATCGTGAAAAGAAGCTGAAAAAAGTGTATGGTGGAGCTGTTCAACTTCCAGGCGCTGGAGTAGAGGCACCAATGTTAGAAAGAGAAATGCTACATATAGAAGAGAAGAAAAGAATTGGTTATAAAGCAGCGACATTTGTAGAAGATGGTGATGTCATTGCAATTGATGATGGAAGTACACCGCTTCAGATGGTTCCATACCTTGTTCATCGTAAGAACTTAACAATTGTAACAAGTTCATTTCCAGTCGCAACACAATTAATTTCTTCTATTAATAAAAAGATGTTTCATGGTGAAGTTTTATTTATAGGTGGAAAAGTATCTCCAAAGCATTCGCGTGTATCAGGGTCTATTTCTCAGCAAGTCATACAGCAATTCCATTTTCATAAAGCGTTTGTTTCGATTGATGGGTTATTACCTAGTTTTGGAGTTTCCAGCTTTGAATTAGAGAAAGCGAAATTGTCAGAGGCGATGATGAAATTAGCTGAGAAAACATATATTTTATGTGATCATACGAAGGTAGGCGTGAAAGGGAATTATCGTATAGCAGCAATTTCGCGTATTCAACACGTAATTTGTGATAAAAAAATGCCATATAGCTTTGAAGAAGAACTTATGAAGCATAATATTCAGTGGACAGTTTGTTAAATACAGTGAAAGCACATAAACTCCCACCTAATTTTTAGGAGGGAGTTTTATTATCTGTAAATCGTAAAATAAAAGATTTGCAGTTATGCAAAAAGTGGACACATTTTCTCACCTCTTTCATATAATTTACCAATACAAAAAAAGTTGGTCGAAGGAAAGAAGGGAGAACATGTCAGAACGAATATATAATAAACTTGTATTGTACGCGAATATTTTGCAAAAAATAGGTGTCATCAATGAGAAGGAAAAAAGTGAAATTCTTCATACGATAGGTAAAAAAGCCCTTTGAATAAAGGGCTTTTTTATTTTGTACCTTTAAAAATATAAATTTAATGTAATATTCTCATTGACAATGATAATGAGATTCATTATCATTTATTTGTGATTAATTGATAAATGTTATCAATTGTGAAAATTATATATGATAGGGGATATTATTTTGAAAAAAAATTATATGAAGGCGCTAGTAGTAGCGACAACATTAGCGATTCCATTTGCTACGTACTCTACTCCAGCATTAGCGGCATTAAAAGTTGAAGCAAATCAATCGGTAGCAGCAGCGAGTGATCGCACGTATGATACTGAGATTAAAATATATAAGGACCAAAAAGATGAGCCATCTATGGTTTCTCAATATATAAAAGATCCTAAAGTAACGATTGCAGCTGGCAAAAAAATTGTCACTGTAACAATGCAAGATAGCGATTATTTTCAATATCTTAGAATAGAAGATAAAAACCAGCCTGGTGTATTTCATGATGTGAAGGTTTTGTCAGAAGATAAGAGGAAGAATGGAACGAAGGTAGTTCAATTTGAAATTGGCGAGTTTGAGAAGAAGCACAATATGCAAATGCATATACTTATTCCAGCTATTGGATATGATCACAAATATCAAGTTCAATTTGAAATTAAAGATCCAACTGTAGGTAACAAAGAAACAGAGAAACCAGATGATAACTCTAATTCAGGAAATACGGAAACGGATAATCCAGTTGATAATCAAAATATGATAACAGATAACAAATTAAGAGAGCTTGTTAATAAAAAAGTATTTAATAGAAAAGATTTAAATACACCAATTACGAAAGAAGATTTATTACAAGTAAAGGATTTGTTTTTAAATACAAATGAGATACTTGATTATAGTGCATTAAAATATATGCCAAATTTAAAATCTTTAACAGTTGCGAATGCGAAGATAAAGGATCCGTCGTTCTTTGCGAACTTAAAGCAATTAAATCATTTAGCTTTGCGTGGTAATGAATTTGCAGATGTAACGCCACTTGTTAAGATGGATAATTTAGAATCCCTTGATTTAAGTAATAATAAAATTACAAACGTTGCACCACTAACTGAAATGAAAAATGTAAAAAGTTTATTTCTATCAGGCAACCAAATAGAAGATGTAACAGCATTAGCGAAAATGGAACAACTAGATTACTTGAATTTAGCAAATAATAAAATTACGAACGTTGCTCCATTAAGCAATTTGAAAAATGTAACATACTTAACTTTAGCAGGTAATCAAATTGAAGATATTAAACCGCTTTATACGTTACCGTTAAAAGATTTAGTATTAACACGTAATAAAGTGAAAGATTTATCAGGCATTGATCAATTGAATCAATTACAAGAGCTATGGATAGGGAAAAATGAAATAACAGATGTTACTCCTCTAAGTAAGATGACACAGTTGAAAATTTTAAACTTACCCAACAACGAGTTAAAAGATATTACTCCATTATCAAGTTTAGTAAACTTACAAAAGCTTGATTTAGAAGCGAATTATATTTCAGACTTATCACCAGTTAGTAATTTAAAAAAATTAGTATTTCTAAGTTTTGTTGCAAATGAAATCCGTGATGTCCGACCAGTTATAGAACTAAGTAAGACGGCTTATATTAATGTCCAAAATCAAAAAGTATTTTTAGAGGAAACAGAAGTAAATAAAGAAGTAAAAGTACCTATATATGAAAAAGATGGTGAGATTTCTACGAAAATCCGTCTGAAGAGCGATAATGGTACGTATAGTAATGGTGTAGTGAAATGGAGTACACCAGGTGAGAAAGTATATGAATTTGGTGTGAAAGATCCATTCGCGGATACAGGAATCTTCTTTACAGGATCTGTTATTCAAAATGTAGTAGAAAGTAAAGACGGTAATACATCTAAAGAAGATGAGAAAACAGAAGTGGTAGAATTTAAAGATGTACCAAAGGGACATTGGTCAGAAGAAGCAATTAATTACTTAGCGAAAGAAAAATTATTTATAGGCTATGGAAATGGTGAATTTGGATTTGGTGATAACATTACTCGTGGACAAGTAGCACTTCTAATACAAAGATATTTAAAATTAGAAAATAATCTAGAACAAAAAACGGCATTTACAGATACGAAAGGAAATATGTATGAAACGGCTATTGATGCAGTGGTTCAAGCTGGAATTATGACAGGCTATGGAAATGGTATGTTCCGTCCGGATGGAGTATTAACTCGATATGAAATGTCAGTAGTACTACAAAGAGTATTTCAGTTAAAAGAAAATGAAAATAGTGCAGAGAATTTTAAAGATGTACCAAATGGCCATTGGGCGAAAGGATATGTGAAAGCTTTAGTGGATAATAAAATATCAAAAGGCGACGGGGAAGGGAATTTTTTAGGAGATAATTTCGTAACACGTGAACAATACGCACAGTTTTTGTATAATGCAATAAAGAAATAAAGTGAAACTTTATTCAGTGGGGGTTTTGTTCATTCCCCACTGATTAGTAGCCCTCACCAATCGGGCTGCCCGTTAATGCGGAATAAAAAATGAGGAAAATACGCTATTCTTTAATTAAAGAATAGCGTATTTTTTATGTGCATAATGAAATAGGAAATAGATAGGAGTATAGACATATGAATAGCCTATTTTAAAGAAGAACCACGAAACTATATTGACAAAAAAGCGTTCTCATGTGATAATTCAATTAAATTTTTAGAATAATCAAAAAATATTCCTTTTACATAGAAAGGATTCGAACCTTATATGAATATTATGCCGGGGGTGACGAAATGTTATTTTTTCTGAAGAAATGGAATGAATTAAAAGATGTGAAATCTGAATTGGCACTTCGTGATTGGTTTTATGGTACCAAAATTAGCTTATCGCTATGTACGTCAAAAGAGCCGTTAACATTTTTAGTAAATGTTGAGGGAAGAGATAAAGGGCTATTTTCGGAAGAAGATTTTATTGTCGTAAATTGCATGTGCGAGTCAGTATTTGAAAATGAAGAAAAACCAGCTGCAGAGTCATTTATGCATGCGGATATTTATAAAAAAAGTAGTGCAGGATGTATTTTACAAGTGCAGACTGTAGATAGTCATTTAATATCAGAGTTATATGGGGAAGAAGGAGAAGTAACGTTCGATAAACGCAGTGTGGAGCGTGTTTTCGGAAAAGAAGGTATAACAGAAATGACAATTCCAATTGTAGAAGATGAAAAAAATTCGCTGATTTATTAGAAAGCAATGTTCCGAATTTCATTGAAGGTGGAGGAGTAGTTCTTGTTCATAATTACGGCATGATTGTGTGGGGAAAAACGCCAGAAGAAGCGAAAAAATGGCTAGAGGGTATAGAATATTTAATGAACTATCATGTAAAGTTATTAATGATTAAGGGTGCAAGGAGCTCTGTTATATAAAAATGGATGTGATATGGATACAAGTTAATAAATAAATGAAAGCGTTTTAAAAATAATTTCACTCATAAAATATAGGTCTCCTTATTATATATAGATTACATGTTGACATGTAAGGAGGAACATATTTTGCGAGTTAAATATCATTTTCTGCCAAAGCAGCAAGTAACATTTTGCAAGATAAATGATTCTGGTGAAGAGGCACTGCAAATGATGAACGAAACGGGATTTCGAGCCATCCCGGTATTAGCAGAAGATGAGAAGAAATTCACGGGGATTATTTATAAAGTAGATTTATTAGAAAAAAAATGCAATAGCGGATTAGAGCATGTAAGTGCAGGGGATATGCTTGATGATTCCAATGCATTTATTTTTGAAAAGGATTCATTCTTCAGAGCTTTTTATGTAATTCGTCGGCTTCCGTTTTTAGCCGTACTAAATGATTATAATGAATTTGTCGGGATGTTAACGCATTCGAATATATTTGATGTTATTGAAGATTCATTTGGTATGCGAACAGGTGGTTATATATTAACAATTGCAACACAAGATTGTAAGGGAACGATTAAAGAGCTTGGGACATTGTTAAAAGCATATAATATCGGTGGCCTATTTACGTTAGATAACGGTGATCAATATATCCGCCGCGTTATTGTAAATATATCAGATGAGTTAGATGACACAAGATTAAAGCAATTAATCGGAAAAATAGAGAAAAAAGGATTCAGAGTGAGTCATGTAGATTATATTTAAGTTAAAAAAAGTACCTATCTGTTATATATAGATAGGTACTTTTTTGTCCCGCCATTTGTGGGCAGTAAAATCCGAGCCTCAAAATTCAGCGCAAGTAAAGAAGTTAAGTGGGGGGACGGATTGCCCATAAAAGCCCAATTGGTTAGGGCTGATTATATGTGAGTAATGAACTTTATTTTGAAACAGGAGGCGGGGATAATGCTAGATCAGATAAGAAAATAAAGTCTGCATGCTCACGAATTTTAGGGATAGAAGTTTCAATAACGCGTGATGTAATTTCACCTGGAGGGCCCACATGCCCGATAGCTACCATAATAGGTTTTTCTTGAATTTTTTTGATGAGTAATTGGGCTTGTTTTGAAATATGTCCTGCTGTATACACATCATCAAAAAATAGTTGGTTTTCAATAATAGGAACTCCTAATTCTTTTCCGATTTTTGGGACGACACTATTAGGATTCGTTTTACTATCTAAGTAAAATAAACCGTGTTTTTTACAAGCAGCAAGTATAAGGCGAACAATTCTTTCATCCGCTGTTACTTTTGACCCCATATGATTGTTCATTCCAATTGCATGCGGTACTTCTTGAATCGCTTGTTCAAGTCGGTTGTTTATTTCTTCATCGCTTAAATCAGTTGTAATTGCTTTCGGCCCAAGCCATTCTTTTTTACCTTTTATAGGTTCCATTGGCATATGTATAATAACTTCATGGCCTTTCTTATGGGCAGCTATTGCATCTTCTTTTGTGGAAGGAAGAAAAGGCATAACAGCAACAGTGAGTGGAATGGGAAGTGATAACATTTGATTAGTCCCCTTCATATTATTTCCGAAATCATCAATGACAATAGCAACTTTATTCGTATGAGCATTTGCTTGAATAGGAAATAAGAAGGACGGTAAAAACAAAACAATGATGAATAATGCAATCGTATATTTTCGCATATAAATATTTCCTTTCTATTGTTATCCCGCTATTTGTGGGGAGTAAGACTCCCACCTCAACATTGGGCTGGATAGGTGGGAGACCCACTGCCTATAAACGCCCGATTGGTGAATGCTAATAATCAGTGGGGGCTGAACAAAAAACACTGATTAAAGTTTCACTTTATCAATCATCATTATGTTTTGCTTTTTTATATAAATTAAACAAAAAATGTCGAAGAAAAGTAGATGGAAAATTAAGAATCCTCGGTTTACGTAGAATTTATAAAAAAACAAGATGAAAAAAATGTCTATTATTGCGAATGTATTTACAAAGATAGAATAATTTGTAATAATTCTCAAAGTGAGGGTAAAGATTTGTAAATTACAGGGAGAAAATGTTAAATTTTCTGATTCTTCAAATTTGCATATGATTAAGTAGTTAAAAAAGTCAATGGAGAAGTGAAGTTAAGAGCATGGAAGTATAATAAGGGGGATATGGATGTTTACTGTAAAAAGGAAGTACACATTAGAAAAGCTTTCACGTGATATTCATATGAAACGTGAAGAAATGATTCAACTAGGATTAACAAGTGGGCTAAATAGTAGGGAGACAATTCAAGTTAGTCAAGAATTGGACAAGCTTATTTTACAATATCAATGTTATAAAGAAAAACAAACACCGAAATGGTTTTCAATTATAAAAATACCTATTTTCCAAATCGGGTATGAAGGAAAATCAAATAATTTTTGGCGAATGCTTGTGGCTGGTTTTATGAAATAAGTATAATTACCCTTATAGGATAAGGATAATTATACTATGTGTAACGGAATTTCGATATGAACTGTTGTTCCTTCGTTTTCTGTACTGTCAATAAAAATATGCCCATTATACATCTCTACAATTCGTTTACATATGACAAGTCCAAGACCTGTTCCAGTATCTTTATTAGTAAAGAACGGATGAAAGAGGTGTTTTTGAATATGTTGTGGAATCCCTTTTCCAGTATCTATAATCTGCAATTGTGCGTGTGTTTCATTGTTTTTTACTACAATGGTTAGTGTATCACTAGAAGTCATGGCCTCAATTGCATTTTTTGTAATGTTTAAAACCACTTGTTTCATATGGTCTTTCGAACAACGGATATGAACAGGATGGTCTGGCAAATGTAAATGGAATGCAATGTTATGTAAATTCGCCTCAGATTGAATAATTAATGCTACCTCATTTAGAATTGTTCTTACATCATACGTTTGTTCGATGATGGCGGTTGGCTTTCCGAGAATAAGAAATTCACTTACAATTTCATTGATTCGCTCTATTTCTTGTTCAATTACGGAAAAGTAGAACTGATCTTGCTCATCTTTATATTTCTCTTTTAATAGAGCGACGAGCCCTTTAATTCCAGTAAGAGGATTACGGATTTCGTGTGCTGTACTCGCTGCAAAAGTTCCAACTAATTCAATTTTCTGTAGTTCATTTTGTTGTCTTTCAAGTTTTGTTTGCCGTTTTAACAACATATATTGAGCAAGTAAAAATAAAATAGACATTAAAAATAAAGTAGCTATACACTCTATTGTAACCCACTGGTATAAGGTTTTTTGATGAATAGGTAATGGAGAAACAGAAACCTTCCAATTTAATCTTTGGAGTGGGGTAGTAAGCATATTAGAATGCGTATCACTTGTGTCGTTATTATCATCGGTTAGAAAAACTACATCATGTTTATCAGTTACCTCAAAATGGTATTGTGGTTTAATGGCATTTAAAGAAGATGAAATGTAATCAAAGCGTAAACTAGCTAATAATAATCCTGAGAGCTCCTTCTGTTTATTAAATATGGGGGCAGCAATTATAATAGCTTTATGTCCAAGAACGCGATCAGTAATGACTGATGATACAGTGGTTTTTTTAGTTTGGAGCGCGTCTTGAATATATTTACGGTCTGAAACATCTATAGGCTTTGATTCATCTTCAGATGCGATTGTAATGACTCCTTCTGGTGTAGCGTAATATAGACCAGAAAAGCGTGCATCGTTTCCATCTGTATCATGTACAATTTGTTTAATGCCATTTATATTACCAGTCTCGGTGCCTACAACTTTTGCAAGCATGTCTAAAGCAGAAATTGCTTCACC
This DNA window, taken from Bacillus cereus ATCC 14579, encodes the following:
- a CDS encoding aspartyl-phosphate phosphatase Spo0E family protein, coding for MFTVKRKYTLEKLSRDIHMKREEMIQLGLTSGLNSRETIQVSQELDKLILQYQCYKEKQTPKWFSIIKIPIFQIGYEGKSNNFWRMLVAGFMK
- a CDS encoding DUF3149 domain-containing protein codes for the protein MKVKFQSIIVYILLVILPTIGIGATFYSYHTYKMKQENKLSAHTVLFLYRDYLDHHLGEAISALDMLAKVVGTETGNINGIKQIVHDTDGNDARFSGLYYATPEGVITIASEDESKPIDVSDRKYIQDALQTKKTTVSSVITDRVLGHKAIIIAAPIFNKQKELSGLLLASLRFDYISSSLNAIKPQYHFEVTDKHDVVFLTDDNNDTSDTHSNMLTTPLQRLNWKVSVSPLPIHQKTLYQWVTIECIATLFLMSILFLLAQYMLLKRQTKLERQQNELQKIELVGTFAASTAHEIRNPLTGIKGLVALLKEKYKDEQDQFYFSVIEQEIERINEIVSEFLILGKPTAIIEQTYDVRTILNEVALIIQSEANLHNIAFHLHLPDHPVHIRCSKDHMKQVVLNITKNAIEAMTSSDTLTIVVKNNETHAQLQIIDTGKGIPQHIQKHLFHPFFTNKDTGTGLGLVICKRIVEMYNGHIFIDSTENEGTTVHIEIPLHIV
- the cbpA gene encoding cyclic di-AMP binding protein CbpA, translated to MRVKYHFLPKQQVTFCKINDSGEEALQMMNETGFRAIPVLAEDEKKFTGIIYKVDLLEKKCNSGLEHVSAGDMLDDSNAFIFEKDSFFRAFYVIRRLPFLAVLNDYNEFVGMLTHSNIFDVIEDSFGMRTGGYILTIATQDCKGTIKELGTLLKAYNIGGLFTLDNGDQYIRRVIVNISDELDDTRLKQLIGKIEKKGFRVSHVDYI
- a CDS encoding divergent polysaccharide deacetylase family protein, encoding MRKYTIALFIIVLFLPSFLFPIQANAHTNKVAIVIDDFGNNMKGTNQMLSLPIPLTVAVMPFLPSTKEDAIAAHKKGHEVIIHMPMEPIKGKKEWLGPKAITTDLSDEEINNRLEQAIQEVPHAIGMNNHMGSKVTADERIVRLILAACKKHGLFYLDSKTNPNSVVPKIGKELGVPIIENQLFFDDVYTAGHISKQAQLLIKKIQEKPIMVAIGHVGPPGEITSRVIETSIPKIREHADFIFLSDLALSPPPVSK